One Corythoichthys intestinalis isolate RoL2023-P3 chromosome 9, ASM3026506v1, whole genome shotgun sequence DNA window includes the following coding sequences:
- the LOC130922396 gene encoding leucine-rich repeat neuronal protein 1-like, with product MALGGLPWPPLLWQYMAILLALQLPVHATDCPHLCVCEIRPWFTPQSTYKEATTVDCNDLRLTHVPINLSTDTQVLLLQSNAISHTGSELEALQNLTELDLSQNNFSSVQAVGLKSMHHLTTLHLEENQISQLQDNCLGNLSSLQELYINHNFINSISPRAFAGLHNLLRLHLNSNKLHVIDSRWFAETPNLEILMIGENPVIGLLDMNFKPLGSLRSLVLAGMDLFDVPPNAFVGLDNLESISFYDNKLVRIPQLALEKVPNLKFLDLNKNPVQKIQEGDFRNMLHLKELGINNMMELVSIDRYALDNLPELTKLEATNNPKLSYVHRLAFRDMPSLESLMLNNNALTALYQHSVEALPNLREISLHSNPLRCDCVIQWMSSNKTSVRFMEPLAMICTSPPELRGQHVRELRFQESSEQCIPLICHDTFPSHLNLNLGMSVSLDCRAMAEPEPEIYWVTPLGSKITMDTVSEHYHLSSEGTLWLSHVQVEDSGHYTCVAQNIEGADTRVASIRVNGTLLDSAQVMRIYVKQTESHSILVSWKVNSNVMSSNIKWASATMKIDNPHITYTARVPVDVHEYNLTHLQPATEYEVCLTVSNIHLQTHKSCVNVTTRSATFALNLSDQHPSAAVLAVMATALAFLSLATVGIYTARRWKRKNYHHSLKKYMLKTSSIPLNELYPPLINLWEADGEKDKDGSTEGKPSPVDTTRSYYMW from the coding sequence ATGGCGCTGGGTGGCCTGCCTTGGCCGCCTCTACTATGGCAGTACATGGCCATACTTCTGGCCTTGCAGTTGCCTGTTCATGCCACAGATTGTCCTCATTTGTGTGTATGTGAGATACGACCTTGGTTTACTCCCCAGTCCACTTACAAGGAGGCTACAACTGTGGACTGCAATGATCTAAGGCTGACACATGTCCCTATCAACCTTTCAACAGACACTCAAGTGTTACTGCTCCAAAGTAATGCCATATCTCACACTGGGAGTGAGCTGGAAGCCCTACAAAATCTGACAGAGTTGGACCTGTCCCAGAACAACTTCAGCTCAGTACAAGCTGTAGGCCTCAAAAGTATGCACCATCTTACTACTTTGCATCTGGAGGAGAACCAGATCAGCCAGCTGCAAGACAACTGTCTGGGGAATCTCTCTAGCTTGCAGGAGCTCTACATTAACCATAATTTCATAAACTCCATCTCCCCCCGTGCATTTGCTGGTCTTCACAATCTTTTGCGTTTACACCTAAACTCCAATAAGCTTCACGTCATTGACAGCCGCTGGTTTGCAGAAACCCCTAACCTAGAGATCCTCATGATTGGAGAAAACCCTGTCATTGGCCTTTTGGACATGAACTTCAAGCCTCTTGGAAGTTTGAGGAGTTTGGTCCTGGCTGGAATGGATCTTTTTGATGTTCCTCCAAATGCATTTGTAGGCTTGGACAACCTGGAGAGCATATCATTCTATGACAACAAACTGGTCAGAATCCCTCAACTGGCACTTGAGAAAGTCCCCAATTTAAAATTTCTGGATCTGAACAAAAATCCAGTTCAGAAAATCCAGGAAGGAGACTTCCGAAACATGCTTCATCTAAAAGAGTTAGGAATCAACAACATGATGGAATTAGTGTCTATTGATCGCTATGCTTTGGACAACCTACCAGAACTGACCAAGTTAGAGGCAACAAACAACCCCAAGCTGTCCTATGTCCACCGCCTGGCCTTCAGGGACATGCCCTCCTTGGAGAGCTTGATGCTTAATAATAACGCTCTAACTGCTCTATACCAGCATTCGGTAGAGGCTTTGCCGAACCTTCGGGAGATCAGTCTACACAGCAATCCATTGCGGTGTGACTGTGTCATTCAGTGGATGAGTTCCAACAAGACCTCTGTACGCTTCATGGAGCCCTTGGCAATGATTTGCACTTCCCCGCCTGAACTCAGGGGCCAGCATGTTCGAGAACTCAGGTTTCAAGAGTCCTCAGAGCAGTGCATCCCACTGATATGCCACGATACCTTCCCCAGCCATCTCAACCTAAATCTGGGAATGAGTGTCAGTCTGGATTGTCGAGCCATGGCTGAGCCAGAGCCTGAGATTTACTGGGTAACCCCTCTTGGAAGCAAAATCACTATGGACACTGTGTCAGAGCACTATCATCTGAGCAGCGAGGGGACTCTGTGGTTGTCCCATGTACAGGTAGAAGACTCAGGACATTACACATGTGTGGCTCAAAACATAGAAGGCGCTGACACACGGGTTGCCTCAATTCGAGTGAATGGCACCCTGCTTGACAGTGCTCAGGTCATGAGGATCTATGTTAAACAGACCGAGTCCCACTCCATCCTTGTCTCTTGGAAAGTCAACTCCAACGTAATGTCCTCTAACATAAAATGGGCCTCTGCCACCATGAAGATTGACAACCCGCACATAACATACACGGCTCGGGTACCTGTAGATGTTCATGAATACAACCTGACTCATCTTCAGCCTGCCACAGAGTATGAGGTATGCCTAACAGTCTCCAACATCCACCTGCAGACACATAAGTCTTGCGTAAATGTCACGACCCGTAGCGCGACCTTTGCCCTCAACCTGTCTGACCAGCACCCAAGCGCTGCAGTGCTGGCAGTCATGGCAACCGCATTGGCCTTCCTCAGTCTGGCTACTGTTGGCATCTACACTGCCCGCAGATGGAAGAGAAAGAACTATCACCATTCCTTGAAGAAATATATGCTTAAAACCTCCTCCATCCCTCTCAATGAGCTTTACCCTCCACTCATCAACCTGTGGGAGGCTGACGGAGAGAAGGACAAAGATGGAAGCACAGAAGGAAAACCCTCGCCTGTTGACACCACACGTAGCTATTACATGTGGTGA